ATTTATTAATGGAATTCCATAATATACTATAAACAGCTGGAGCATCAGGGGAGTTCCCCTGAATACCCATGTATACACTGAAAGAATACTCTTAACAATCTTATTTTTTTCTGTATATGCCAATGCTCCCAATATTCCCAACGGGACAGAAAATACTATCGTACAGACATATAGTGAAAATACTACCGGCAAAGTTTCCAGCAGTTCAATGAACATATTTAATGGTGACATCTCTAATCCTTAAACCATTTTGAATATATTTTTTGATATGTCCCGTCTTTTCTCAATTCATCTATTGCTTTTTCTATTTCTTCTATTAATTTTTTATTTCCTTTTTTTGCCGCTATTCCCATTTCCTCAATTCCAAAATTTTCATCAAGGATTCTGTAAAGTTCTTTTCCTGCCTGTTTTTCTTCCGTATTTTTTATATATTTTGCATATGCTTCATCAACAACTATTGCATCCAGTCTTCCTATACCAAGATCCATAAATGCCTGATCATATTGCGGATATGTTTTCAGTTCCTTAAATCCCTTATCTGCATTTTCCTTTTTAATCTTTTCTTCTCCACTGCTCTGTGACTGAACTCCTACGACTTTTCCTTTCAGATCTGCTTTAGTCTTTATTGGAGAGTCTATATTTACAATTATTATCTGATTATTGCTCAGATAAGCTTTTGAAATTTCTGTTTCCTTTGCCCTGTCAGGCGTTATTGTAAGTCCATTCCATATCAGGTCTATATTTCCACTGTTTAAATCCATTATTTTTGAATCCCAGTTTATAGGCTTAAATTCAACTTCTATTTTTAACTTTTCTGCCACAGCCTTTGCAAGATCAATATCAAATCCTATTAATTCCCCTTTTTCATTTTTAAATCCCATTGGTGCAAAAGTATCATCCAGCCCAATAACAACCTTTTGAGGTAACTTATCCTCATTTTTCGTTTCTTTCTTATCTGTTTTTTCCACGCTGCACATGAGTATCGTCATTGCCATCACTAATAAAATTATTATCTTTTTCATATTTTTTCCTCCATCTCTATACTTCTTTCTGTAGATTATTTTGTCATTTCACTGATCATCGGTAAATATTTAATAATCTTGCCCCTTAACTTCTATAACCCAGAAATATAACCCAGAAAAAAAGCTCCCAGTTTTTTTCCTGAGAGCTTTTCTATTTATTTAATAAAAGATTTAGAAGCATCACAGGTACAAATTCTTATCAATACAACATAAGTCTGTACCTGAAATCTTAAAAGCACAAACTTATTTACCTATGATGACACATCGCTTCTCTAAATCTTTTCATTTTCTTTCCTCCTAATTTTTGTTTTTTGTTTTTAAATCCTTTTCTTAGATTTATAAATTGATTATAATGGATACTGTAACAAAAGTCAAATATATAAAATTTACAAATTCCATAAATTATATATATGAATAAACTATGTTTATTTCATTTACTATTTTATTTTGTGACATTATAAATAACTCAATAAATATAGTTTTTCACATATCTTATTTATATACTTTATTTTTTCAACATAACATCTACAGCTGCTATATAATAATTTATTGAAAAATATAGAGCTTCATCTTTTATTTGAAATGCAGGATTATGCCATTCGTAAGGGCATCCTGTACCTATAAATGCAAATAGACCAGGTACTTTCCCCTGATAGAAGGAAAAATCTTCTCCACCAGTTGTCATTTCAGGCACTTTAACATCTGCAAATGCTGAAACTTCTTCTCCTATTAACTTTGCAAGCATTTCATCATTATCCACAAATGGATGTGAGTCTCCCCACAAAATTTCATATTTCTGTTCAAAAGCTTCAGTATAGTTTTTTACAACCTGAGCAAATAATTTTTTTATTCTTTCCTGTACAGATTTCTTAAAAGTTCTCATTGTACCTTCCATTACTACACTTTCAGGTATTACATTCCATGTATTTCCACCTGATATTCTTGTTACACTGATTATTGCCATATCAGCAGGAGATACGTATCTGCTCACTATTGACTGAATTGACATTACAATCTGGCTGGCAGTCACTATTGGATCATTTCCATTTTGAGGTGCCGCCGCATGAGTTCCTGTACCGTTAATTTTAACTTCAAATCTGTCTACCGCCGCCATAAGAGACCCTGATTTTATCCCAATTGTTCCCAGCGGTAAATCAGGCTTATTATGAAATCCTGCAATTGCTGAAATTTCTTCCAATGCACCTGAAGCTATCACTTCCCTGGCTCCTGCATTTATTTCTTCGGCTGGCTGAAAAATAAGCCTTACTCTACCCTTCAGCCCTTTTTCCCTTTCCTTCAATATTTTCGACGCACCTAAAAGGGAAGCTGTATGAAAATCATGACCACAGGCATGCATCACCCCATTATTTTGAGATTTGTACGGATAATCTGTCATTTCATTTATTGGAAGGGCATCAATATCAGCTCTTAATGCAGCTATTTTTTCCCCTTCTCCAATTTCAGCAACAACTCCTGTTTTCAAGTTAAAAGGTAAAATTTTTATATTATGCTCTGCTAAAAACTTCTTTATAAATTCTGTTGTTTTATATTCCTTTCCTGATAATTCAGGATTTGTGTGAAGATATTGTCTGATTTCTCTTATTTCTTCAAGTAAACTATCAGACAAATTATATTTTTGTGAAGCTTCTTTTAACAATTCCTTCGGCAGTTCTTTTTTCTGGGATTCATTTTTTTCATTTTCCATTTTAAAATTTCCCCTTTCTTTTCTACATTAAATTGACAGCTATTCTAAAATACTTATCTTTACTATTTCTACTTTTCCCTATGTACGTTAAATCCTGTAGCCTGCTTTGTAGCCATTATTGTAACGTCTGATATTTGAACATGTTTAGGCTGATTAGCTACGTATAATGCCACATCTGCTATATCTTCAGGCTTTAAAGCTTCCACACCTTCATAAACTTTTTTCGCTCTTTCCTTATCCCCATGAAATCTCACTTCACTAAAGTCAGTTTCAACAATTCCTGGCTGCAATGTACTCACTTTAATATTTTTATCAATTGTATCTATTCTTATTCCATCGCTTAGAAATTTCACAGCAGACTTTGTGGCACAGTAGACTGCAGCTCCTCCATAGGAATAAATTCCAGCTGTAGAACCGATATTTATTATATGTCCGTTATTATTTTCCACCATATTTGGGATAACTTCCCTTGTTACATACAGAAGTCCTTTTATATTTGTATCAATCATTCTTTCAATATCGGCTATATTATAATCCTGAAATTTTTCCAATCCAAGTGCAAGTCCCGCATTGTTTATAAGAATATCTATTTTTCCTGAATTTTTAATTATTTCCTTTACTGTATCCCTTACTTTTTCATATCCTGTCACATCAAGTTCATAAATATCAACCTTTACATCATATCTGCCTTCAATATCATTTTTTATTTCCTGAAGTTTTTCCTTCCTTC
This portion of the Leptotrichia sp. oral taxon 215 str. W9775 genome encodes:
- a CDS encoding amino acid ABC transporter substrate-binding protein, producing MKKIIILLVMAMTILMCSVEKTDKKETKNEDKLPQKVVIGLDDTFAPMGFKNEKGELIGFDIDLAKAVAEKLKIEVEFKPINWDSKIMDLNSGNIDLIWNGLTITPDRAKETEISKAYLSNNQIIIVNIDSPIKTKADLKGKVVGVQSQSSGEEKIKKENADKGFKELKTYPQYDQAFMDLGIGRLDAIVVDEAYAKYIKNTEEKQAGKELYRILDENFGIEEMGIAAKKGNKKLIEEIEKAIDELRKDGTYQKIYSKWFKD
- a CDS encoding amidohydrolase; its protein translation is MENEKNESQKKELPKELLKEASQKYNLSDSLLEEIREIRQYLHTNPELSGKEYKTTEFIKKFLAEHNIKILPFNLKTGVVAEIGEGEKIAALRADIDALPINEMTDYPYKSQNNGVMHACGHDFHTASLLGASKILKEREKGLKGRVRLIFQPAEEINAGAREVIASGALEEISAIAGFHNKPDLPLGTIGIKSGSLMAAVDRFEVKINGTGTHAAAPQNGNDPIVTASQIVMSIQSIVSRYVSPADMAIISVTRISGGNTWNVIPESVVMEGTMRTFKKSVQERIKKLFAQVVKNYTEAFEQKYEILWGDSHPFVDNDEMLAKLIGEEVSAFADVKVPEMTTGGEDFSFYQGKVPGLFAFIGTGCPYEWHNPAFQIKDEALYFSINYYIAAVDVMLKK
- a CDS encoding SDR family NAD(P)-dependent oxidoreductase translates to MKRNIFITGASSGIGKSMAYSFGKNGDNLILCARRKEKLQEIKNDIEGRYDVKVDIYELDVTGYEKVRDTVKEIIKNSGKIDILINNAGLALGLEKFQDYNIADIERMIDTNIKGLLYVTREVIPNMVENNNGHIINIGSTAGIYSYGGAAVYCATKSAVKFLSDGIRIDTIDKNIKVSTLQPGIVETDFSEVRFHGDKERAKKVYEGVEALKPEDIADVALYVANQPKHVQISDVTIMATKQATGFNVHREK